One genomic region from Natrinema caseinilyticum encodes:
- a CDS encoding aryl-sulfate sulfotransferase — protein sequence MQRRNIFRGLLLAVMVVSAGNLAVAWLGAPTDAIAAAANQTDRPLEERTPVVDDRHGATVITTDPPGGNDGLGAIVAFGADGRPLYHNDTYGNYFDVDPDPPGSKTVLYVAGSRYDPCPDALKARTNASVGDGCAAVAIERVNLTTGATERLHTAVTGWDIWHDVDRIDKHRLLVADIARDRVFTLNTTSDEVTWEWRAEEDLDPDNGGNPGDWTHVNDVELLDDGRVMVSLRNHDRVVFLDPGEGIQRDWTLGAEDAYGILYEQHNPDYIPPARGGPAIVVSDSENNRVLEYQRENATWTRTWEWQDERLRWPRDADRLPGGHTLVTDSHGNRVIELSESDDVVWSVSISTPYEAERLGTGDESAAGKSTVAFANRSVSAEAAGTDRTSKTGFSWLVAFVTGPAINGVLHVAPTWMTIGDLVVACVFVATAATAGIVEAYWSGVGQRLRQWRGSR from the coding sequence ATGCAACGACGCAATATCTTCCGCGGTCTGCTGCTGGCCGTCATGGTCGTCTCTGCCGGCAACCTTGCGGTCGCATGGCTCGGCGCCCCAACTGACGCTATCGCCGCCGCGGCGAACCAGACCGACAGACCGCTCGAAGAGCGAACTCCCGTCGTCGATGACCGCCACGGGGCGACCGTCATCACGACCGATCCGCCGGGAGGGAACGACGGCCTCGGAGCCATCGTCGCTTTCGGTGCCGACGGCCGGCCGCTCTACCACAACGACACGTACGGCAACTACTTCGACGTCGATCCCGACCCTCCCGGTTCGAAGACCGTCCTCTACGTCGCGGGAAGCCGGTACGATCCGTGCCCCGACGCCCTCAAAGCGCGGACGAACGCCTCCGTCGGCGACGGCTGTGCAGCGGTCGCAATCGAGCGCGTCAACCTCACCACAGGGGCGACCGAACGGCTACATACCGCTGTTACGGGCTGGGACATCTGGCACGACGTCGACCGGATCGACAAACACCGACTGCTCGTGGCCGATATCGCTCGTGATCGCGTGTTCACGCTGAACACCACTTCCGACGAGGTGACGTGGGAGTGGCGCGCCGAGGAGGATCTCGACCCCGACAACGGTGGGAACCCGGGCGATTGGACACACGTAAACGACGTCGAACTCCTCGACGACGGCCGGGTGATGGTCAGCCTCCGTAACCACGACCGGGTCGTCTTTCTCGACCCGGGTGAGGGCATCCAGCGCGACTGGACGCTCGGCGCCGAGGACGCCTACGGGATCCTCTACGAACAGCACAATCCGGACTACATCCCGCCCGCCCGCGGCGGCCCGGCGATCGTCGTCTCCGACTCGGAGAACAACCGCGTCCTCGAGTATCAGCGCGAAAACGCCACGTGGACTCGAACCTGGGAGTGGCAAGACGAGCGACTCCGGTGGCCACGCGACGCCGACCGACTCCCCGGAGGCCATACGCTCGTGACTGACTCGCACGGAAATCGCGTGATCGAACTCTCCGAGAGCGACGACGTCGTGTGGAGCGTGAGTATCTCGACACCGTACGAAGCCGAGCGCCTCGGGACCGGAGACGAGAGCGCAGCGGGAAAGAGCACGGTCGCATTCGCGAACCGATCCGTCAGCGCGGAAGCCGCCGGCACGGACCGAACCTCGAAGACCGGCTTCTCGTGGCTCGTCGCCTTCGTCACCGGCCCGGCGATCAACGGCGTACTCCACGTGGCACCGACGTGGATGACTATCGGAGATCTGGTGGTCGCGTGCGTGTTCGTC